The Quercus robur chromosome 7, dhQueRobu3.1, whole genome shotgun sequence genome has a segment encoding these proteins:
- the LOC126693154 gene encoding protein DETOXIFICATION 24-like, which produces MDNTVEERLLGSESEVPTDLKRRIWVESKLIWRIAFPSILSRVTSFGMIVVTQVFLGHVSELDLAAYALVQSVLLRFVNGILLGMSSATETLCGQAFGAGQYHMMGIYLQRSWIVDAVTATIMVPIFIFTTPLFRLLGEDEAIAVASEEISLWFIPIFYSFVFSFTIQMYLQAQLKNSIIGWLSSFSFILHILLSWIFVSILDLGVAGAMGAFNIACWLPIGGEFVYIFGGWCPNTWKGFSTAAFIDLWPVVKLSISSGVMLCLELWYNAVLVLLAGYMTNATVSISAFSICLNIVAWEFMMSLGFLGAACVRVSNEIGKGNAKAAKFSIKVILCTSVTIGVIFWALFLAFGNKISYWFTSDEEVAEAVSSLSTLLAFSVLLNSVQPVLTGVAVGAGLQGIVAIVNICCYYVVGVPIGILLAYVADLEVQGLWIGMLCGVLMQTIVLSFIIWRTNWDNEVKKASERLNRWYLDSPEETN; this is translated from the exons ATGGATAATACAGTGGAGGAGAGGCTTCTTGGATCAGAATCAGAAGTGCCAACTGATCTTAAAAGAAGGATTTGGGTTGAATCAAAGCTCATATGGAGGATAGCATTTCCATCCATATTGTCTAGAGTGACTTCATTTGGAATGATAGTGGTTACACAAGTGTTTCTTGGACATGTTTCTGAACTGGACCTTGCTGCATATGCACTTGTGCAGAGTGTTCTTTTACGATTTGTAAATGGGATACTG ttGGGCATGTCAAGTGCGACTGAGACTTTATGTGGGCAAGCATTTGGGGCAGGACAGTATCATATGATGGGTATTTACTTGCAACGTTCATGGATCGTTGATGCTGTTACAGCAACAATCATGGTACCAATCTTCATCTTCACAACTCCCTTATTTAGGCTACTTGGTGAGGATGAAGCAATAGCAGTAGCATCTGAAGAAATCTCCTTATGGTTCATTCCTATATTctattcctttgttttttcctttacCATCCAAATGTACTTACAAGCAcaacttaaaaactcgattatTGGATGGCTATCTTCTTTCTCGTTTATACTTCATATCCTTTTATCTTGGATATTCGTGAGCATACTTGACTTGGGGGTTGCTGGTGCCATGGGTGCGTTCAACATAGCTTGTTGGTTACCAATCGGTGGAGAGTTTGTGTACATTTTCGGAGGTTGGTGTCCAAATACATGGAAAGGATTCTCTACTGCTGCCTTCATCGATCTATGGCCTGTAGTAAAGCTGTCAATTTCCTCTGGCGTGATGCTTTG CTTAGAGCTTTGGTACAATGCTGTCTTGGTTTTGTTGGCTGGATATATGACAAATGCAACTGTAAGCATATCAGCTTTCTCTATCTG CCTTAATATCGTTGCATGGGAATTCATGATGTCCCTTGGATTCTTAGGTGCTGCTTG TGTGCGCGTATCAAACGAGATTGGCAAAGGAAATGCTAAAGctgcaaaattttccattaaagtTATTCTTTGTACTTCAGTAACTATTGGAGTGATTTTTTGGGCCTTGTTTTTAGCTTTTGGGAATAAAATTTCTTACTGGTTTACAAGTGATGAAGAGGTTGCCGAAGCTGTGTCAAGTCTCTCTACTCTACTTGCTTTCTCAGTCTTACTAAACAGTGTTCAACCAGTACTTACAG GTGTGGCCGTGGGTGCAGGTTTACAAGGTATTGTTGCAATTGTTAACATTTGCTGCTATTATGTGGTTGGCGTGCCAATTGGAATTCTGCTTGCTTATGTGGCCGATCTTGAAGTGCAG GGTCTATGGATTGGGATGTTATGTGGAGTGCTGATGCAGACAATTGTTCTTTCCTTCATTATATGGAGAACAAACTGGGACAACGAG GTTAAAAAGGCATCTGAACGTCTGAATCGGTGGTATTTGGATTCGCCTGAGGAAACTAATTAG